From the Candidatus Methylomirabilota bacterium genome, one window contains:
- the thpR gene encoding RNA 2',3'-cyclic phosphodiesterase — MAILLPDSLRAALAAEIERLAPRARDVAWVGSENLHLTLKFLGGVEPERLERVAAALGAAAATVAPFEVALRGLGAFPSQRRPRVVWAGAHTGGAAVTALAARVEDALGPLDFPREARAFSAHVTLGRVREPRRAAALGEALAADAEKDFGRFRVEQVTLMRSDLSPRGARHTALASWPLGGPVQQ; from the coding sequence GTGGCGATCCTGCTGCCCGATTCCTTGCGGGCGGCGCTCGCCGCGGAGATCGAGCGCCTGGCGCCACGGGCCCGCGATGTCGCCTGGGTCGGCTCCGAGAACCTGCATCTCACGCTGAAGTTCCTCGGCGGCGTCGAGCCGGAGCGTCTGGAGCGGGTGGCCGCCGCGCTGGGGGCCGCGGCGGCGACGGTCGCCCCCTTCGAGGTGGCGCTGCGCGGGCTGGGCGCCTTCCCGTCCCAGCGCCGTCCACGCGTCGTGTGGGCCGGAGCCCACACCGGCGGGGCGGCGGTGACTGCCCTGGCGGCTCGGGTCGAGGACGCGCTCGGCCCGCTCGACTTTCCGCGCGAGGCTCGCGCCTTCTCCGCCCACGTGACCCTGGGCCGCGTCCGGGAGCCCCGCCGCGCGGCCGCTCTGGGCGAGGCGCTGGCCGCGGACGCCGAGAAGGACTTCGGCCGGTTCCGGGTCGAGCAGGTGACGCTGATGCGCAGCGATCTGTCGCCTCGCGGCGCCCGCCACACCGCGCTCGCGTCCTGGCCGCTCGGCGGGCCGGTTCAGCAGTGA